A genomic stretch from Anaerococcus mediterraneensis includes:
- a CDS encoding metal-dependent transcriptional regulator, with the protein MNSIRQDYIQAIYRLSKEKGYTNNKNISEYFSISRPSVSEMIRKLVDDGLVVQEKNKIYLSKSGDKKAKEILSKHRIWESFLVDVLGLDGNIVHDQSDLLEHVTSEEMFVALNKFLGYPKKSPKGKRIYTNENK; encoded by the coding sequence ATGAACTCTATAAGACAAGATTATATTCAAGCAATTTATAGACTTTCAAAAGAAAAGGGATATACAAACAATAAAAATATATCCGAATATTTTTCTATAAGCAGGCCCTCGGTTAGCGAGATGATAAGAAAGCTAGTTGATGATGGTCTGGTTGTACAAGAGAAAAATAAAATCTATCTTAGCAAGTCAGGGGACAAGAAAGCAAAAGAAATCCTTTCTAAACATAGGATTTGGGAGAGTTTTCTAGTAGATGTCCTAGGCCTTGATGGTAATATTGTCCATGATCAGTCAGACTTATTGGAGCATGTTACAAGTGAAGAAATGTTTGTCGCCCTAAATAAGTTTTTAGGCTATCCTAAAAAATCTCCAAAAGGAAAAAGGATCTACACAAACGAAAACAAGTAA
- a CDS encoding metal ABC transporter permease, which translates to MIDFLRYSFISNYETLLVLLVTAIACSIIGVFLVLRSLSMLADAISHSILLGIVLAYFIVKDITSIYLVFGAALFGIITVFSIESLSKTKLVKNDDAVGIIFPMFFALAVILITKYARNVHLDVDVVLMGEVIMAPLNTMDFFGFEIPKSLFQMSVMGIINLAFIIIFFKELKLTTFDGEFAKIAGFSDMILFYSLMTLTSFTTVVAFEAVGAILVISFLITPAASAYLISKNLKTMIIISVLYSIINSILGFVFAMYYNLSMSGMTATIAGITFFLTFLFNKNGLLMKILMRNKKHIEFKKDTFLMHVGNHESEINSKEELGLSTIDKHLFWKKEDIEKYSQILIDENKIRIEDGIYKLTEKGKVLYISLIKDYGL; encoded by the coding sequence ATGATTGATTTTCTAAGATACTCATTTATATCAAACTATGAAACCTTATTAGTACTTTTGGTGACAGCTATAGCTTGCAGTATTATAGGAGTTTTCTTGGTCCTAAGAAGTCTTTCCATGCTTGCTGATGCCATCAGTCATTCAATTTTATTAGGTATTGTCCTAGCTTATTTTATAGTCAAGGATATTACATCAATTTACCTAGTCTTTGGTGCGGCCCTATTCGGAATTATAACGGTTTTTTCTATAGAGTCCTTATCAAAGACCAAACTTGTAAAAAATGATGATGCAGTAGGGATAATTTTTCCAATGTTTTTTGCTCTGGCAGTTATCCTTATCACAAAATATGCTAGAAATGTACATTTGGATGTGGATGTTGTCCTTATGGGGGAGGTAATTATGGCACCTCTAAATACTATGGACTTTTTTGGTTTCGAGATCCCAAAATCTCTTTTTCAAATGTCTGTAATGGGTATTATCAACTTGGCCTTTATAATCATATTTTTTAAAGAATTGAAGCTAACTACTTTTGATGGAGAATTTGCCAAGATTGCAGGATTTTCGGATATGATTTTATTTTACAGCCTCATGACCCTAACATCATTTACAACGGTAGTTGCTTTCGAAGCTGTAGGAGCAATTTTGGTTATATCCTTTCTAATAACACCTGCTGCTAGTGCCTACTTGATTAGCAAAAATCTTAAAACCATGATTATAATATCAGTTTTATATTCTATTATAAACTCTATACTTGGTTTTGTATTTGCTATGTATTATAATCTTTCTATGTCAGGTATGACTGCCACAATAGCTGGAATAACTTTCTTTCTCACATTTTTATTTAATAAAAATGGTTTGTTGATGAAAATTTTGATGAGAAATAAAAAACATATAGAATTTAAAAAAGATACCTTCTTGATGCATGTAGGTAACCATGAGTCAGAAATAAATTCTAAAGAGGAGCTTGGTCTATCTACTATTGATAAACACCTATTCTGGAAAAAAGAAGACATAGAAAAATATAGTCAGATCCTTATTGATGAAAACAAGATAAGGATTGAGGATGGGATTTATAAACTTACTGAAAAGGGTAAAGTCTTATATATAAGTTTAATAAAAGATTACGGACTATGA
- a CDS encoding EFR1 family ferrodoxin (N-terminal region resembles flavodoxins. C-terminal ferrodoxin region binds two 4Fe-4S clusters.) produces the protein MILYFSATGNSEYLAKSLANELGDEIVDLFSYIKEGRSGFFVSDCPFVFVCPTYSWRVPLFLSKYLLTCGFKGSRDFYVVMDYGDSFGNAYAYIKKDINKLGLNFKGLYGVKMPENYIMLFDLDSPETNKKIIADAKIDISNIAKYIRNKEEFKKRKVGIVGKFQSGVINPIFFSFITKDKKFYATDKCISCGLCDKVCVLNNISYEDGRPIWKGTCTHCSACISKCPVGAIEYGKKTQGKDRYLIKYLINEK, from the coding sequence ATGATTCTATATTTTTCTGCTACAGGCAATAGTGAATATTTGGCAAAATCTCTTGCTAATGAGCTCGGGGATGAAATTGTGGACTTATTTTCTTATATAAAAGAGGGTAGATCTGGATTTTTTGTATCTGATTGTCCCTTTGTCTTTGTTTGTCCGACTTATTCTTGGAGGGTTCCTTTATTTTTATCAAAATATTTGCTAACTTGTGGTTTTAAGGGAAGCAGAGATTTTTATGTGGTGATGGATTATGGAGATTCTTTCGGAAATGCCTATGCCTACATAAAAAAAGATATAAATAAGCTAGGACTTAATTTCAAGGGGCTTTATGGGGTGAAAATGCCTGAAAATTATATCATGCTTTTTGATCTTGATAGTCCGGAAACAAATAAGAAAATAATCGCAGATGCTAAAATTGATATAAGTAATATTGCTAAATATATAAGGAATAAAGAAGAATTTAAAAAAAGGAAAGTTGGCATAGTCGGTAAATTTCAATCAGGTGTTATTAATCCCATATTTTTTAGTTTTATCACAAAAGATAAGAAATTTTATGCAACTGATAAATGTATTTCATGTGGCCTTTGCGATAAAGTTTGCGTTTTGAATAATATTTCTTATGAAGATGGCAGACCAATTTGGAAGGGCACTTGCACCCATTGTTCAGCCTGTATTTCAAAATGTCCTGTCGGAGCCATTGAATACGGGAAAAAGACCCAAGGTAAAGACAGATATTTAATAAAATATTTGATAAATGAAAAATAA
- a CDS encoding DEAD/DEAH box helicase — protein MGFKSPSPIQVETIPPLLDGRDVIGQAQTGTGKTAAFAIPIIEKIEANGLTQALVLCPTRELCIQVAKEIGNLAKYKRDIKILSVYGGTQIVNQIKTIKKGIEIVVGTPGRLMDLMRRKVLKLDNLKIVVLDEADEMFDMGFRDDMKYILDATNEDRQTCFFSATMGKEITEFSKIYQDSPVTIKIKAEELTVNKIDQHFIKLKEADKEETLTRLLEINKPRLAIVFCNTKRKVDKLVESLGKKSYLVDGLHGDLKQSRRDVVMKKFRNNTIDILVATDVAARGLDVDDVDMVINYDLPQLDEYYVHRIGRTARAGRSGLSYSLISGRDNERLMAIEKYTKATIKQAQIPSLVQIDRNQEISVVEDIIEKLENYTSLDKEKSILIKLMEKGYDPFVISQVLLSDKLNKDNLDHHEKIAGVDTPKEKPKSPKKKPSKYKDENMTTLFLNRGKMDNFTKDKIIKALNRLANVPNKKIGQIRIQKSYSFVDVEKSVVYDCIRGLDNKKIAGKKVKIEESKK, from the coding sequence ATGGGATTTAAGTCCCCATCACCAATCCAAGTAGAAACCATCCCTCCCCTCCTAGATGGAAGAGATGTGATTGGTCAGGCTCAAACTGGCACAGGTAAGACCGCTGCTTTTGCTATCCCAATTATTGAAAAAATCGAAGCAAATGGATTGACCCAAGCTCTTGTACTTTGCCCTACAAGGGAACTTTGTATCCAGGTTGCAAAAGAAATAGGAAATCTTGCTAAATATAAAAGGGACATAAAGATCCTTTCTGTCTACGGTGGAACACAGATTGTAAATCAAATAAAAACTATTAAAAAGGGTATAGAAATTGTTGTAGGCACTCCTGGTAGACTCATGGATCTCATGAGAAGAAAGGTATTAAAACTTGATAATCTAAAAATAGTTGTCCTTGATGAAGCTGATGAAATGTTTGACATGGGCTTTAGAGATGATATGAAATATATCCTAGATGCTACAAACGAAGACAGACAAACTTGCTTCTTTTCTGCAACTATGGGCAAAGAAATTACAGAATTTTCTAAAATCTACCAGGATAGTCCAGTTACAATCAAGATCAAGGCAGAGGAGTTAACTGTAAATAAGATTGACCAACATTTCATAAAACTAAAGGAAGCTGATAAAGAGGAAACCTTAACTAGACTTCTAGAAATTAATAAGCCTAGACTCGCTATTGTTTTTTGCAATACAAAAAGAAAAGTAGATAAACTTGTAGAATCTCTAGGCAAGAAATCCTACCTTGTTGATGGTCTTCACGGTGATCTCAAACAGTCTCGAAGAGATGTAGTTATGAAAAAATTTAGGAACAATACCATAGATATTTTAGTAGCTACAGATGTTGCTGCAAGAGGTCTTGATGTTGATGATGTTGATATGGTAATAAATTACGACCTTCCTCAGCTTGATGAATATTACGTTCATAGGATAGGTAGGACTGCTCGTGCTGGCAGGAGCGGTCTGTCCTATTCCCTTATTTCTGGCAGGGATAATGAAAGGCTCATGGCTATCGAGAAATACACTAAGGCTACAATAAAACAAGCGCAAATCCCAAGCCTAGTCCAAATAGATAGAAACCAAGAAATATCTGTAGTTGAAGATATCATTGAGAAACTTGAAAATTATACCAGCCTTGATAAAGAAAAATCAATACTCATCAAGTTAATGGAAAAAGGTTACGATCCTTTTGTTATTTCCCAGGTCCTCTTATCAGATAAGCTAAATAAAGACAATCTAGACCACCACGAAAAAATAGCTGGTGTTGACACACCAAAGGAAAAACCTAAATCTCCTAAGAAAAAACCTAGCAAATATAAAGACGAAAATATGACCACCCTCTTTTTAAACAGGGGTAAGATGGATAATTTCACAAAGGATAAGATAATAAAAGCCCTAAATAGACTAGCCAATGTTCCAAATAAAAAAATCGGACAAATAAGGATTCAAAAATCCTATAGCTTTGTAGATGTAGAAAAAAGCGTAGTCTACGATTGTATAAGAGGTCTTGATAATAAAAAGATTGCTGGCAAAAAAGTAAAGATAGAAGAATCTAAGAAGTAA
- a CDS encoding metal ABC transporter permease: MIQTSCTKLVAFEAVGAILVISFLITPAASAYLISKNLKTMIIISVLYSIINSILGFVFAMYYNLSMSGMTATIAGITFFLTFLFNKNGLLMKIFMRKKKHIEFKKDTFLMHVGNHESEINSKEELGLSTIDKHLSWKKEDIEKYSQILIGENKIRIEDGIYKLTEKGKVLYISLLKDYGL, translated from the coding sequence ATGATCCAAACATCATGTACAAAGTTAGTTGCTTTCGAAGCTGTAGGAGCAATTTTGGTTATATCCTTCCTAATAACACCTGCTGCTAGTGCCTACTTGATTAGCAAAAATCTTAAAACCATGATTATAATATCAGTTTTATATTCTATTATAAACTCTATACTTGGTTTTGTATTTGCTATGTATTATAATCTTTCTATGTCAGGTATGACTGCCACAATAGCTGGAATAACTTTCTTTCTCACATTTTTATTTAATAAAAATGGTTTGTTGATGAAAATTTTTATGAGAAAGAAAAAACATATAGAATTTAAAAAAGATACCTTCTTGATGCACGTAGGCAACCATGAGTCAGAAATAAATTCTAAAGAAGAACTTGGTCTATCTACTATAGATAAACACCTATCCTGGAAAAAAGAAGACATAGAAAAATATAGTCAAATCCTTATTGGTGAAAACAAGATAAGGATAGAAGATGGGATTTATAAACTTACTGAAAAGGGTAAAGTCTTATATATAAGTTTACTAAAAGATTACGGACTATGA
- a CDS encoding metal-dependent transcriptional regulator — MNSIRQDYIQAIYRLSKEKGYTNNKNISEYFSISRPSVSEMIRKLVDDGLVVQEKNRIYLSKSGDKKAKEILSKHRIWESFLVDVLGLDGNIVHDQSDLLEHVTSEEMFAALNKFLDYPKKSPKGKRIYTNENK, encoded by the coding sequence ATGAACTCTATAAGACAAGATTATATTCAAGCAATTTATAGACTTTCAAAAGAAAAGGGATATACAAACAATAAAAATATTTCTGAATATTTTTCTATAAGCAGGCCATCGGTTAGCGAGATGATAAGAAAGCTAGTTGATGATGGTTTGGTTGTTCAAGAGAAAAATAGAATCTACCTTAGCAAGTCTGGGGACAAGAAAGCAAAAGAAATCCTCTCCAAGCACAGGATTTGGGAGAGTTTTCTCGTAGATGTCTTAGGTCTTGATGGTAATATTGTCCATGACCAGTCAGACTTATTGGAGCATGTTACAAGTGAAGAGATGTTTGCTGCCCTCAATAAGTTTTTAGATTATCCTAAAAAGTCTCCAAAAGGAAAAAGAATCTACACAAACGAAAATAAATAA
- a CDS encoding CPBP family intramembrane glutamic endopeptidase, whose amino-acid sequence MYRLYQKNEINFAILWIVIYCLITTSIKGNFGDESLYILIGLVFIAFSITFFINNHKLKEKYGLDKYPENSKRYLYFIPVWILVTGNLWGGLNLAYSGISQVWSTISMILIGYIEEIIFRGFLFKAILEKDGVKKSIIISALTFGIGHFINLFAGQASLETVGQVFFAIAWGFIMVVIFYKSKSLIPCIIAHGLIDVFSKYGFESSFSQWMYIILTIIVAIFYCYYLMKLDDKVKS is encoded by the coding sequence ATGTATCGACTTTATCAAAAAAATGAAATTAATTTTGCAATACTTTGGATTGTCATTTACTGTTTGATTACTACTTCAATTAAGGGGAATTTTGGGGATGAAAGTTTATATATACTAATAGGACTTGTCTTTATTGCTTTTTCTATTACTTTTTTTATAAACAATCATAAGCTTAAGGAAAAATATGGTCTTGATAAGTACCCAGAAAATTCCAAGAGATATTTGTACTTTATTCCAGTATGGATTCTTGTAACTGGCAATCTATGGGGTGGGCTTAATCTTGCTTATTCTGGGATTTCCCAAGTATGGTCTACTATTTCAATGATTTTAATTGGATACATAGAAGAGATAATTTTTCGTGGATTTTTGTTTAAGGCAATTTTAGAAAAAGATGGTGTAAAAAAGTCAATTATTATTTCTGCTTTAACCTTTGGTATTGGACATTTTATAAATCTTTTTGCTGGACAAGCTAGTTTGGAAACAGTTGGTCAGGTGTTTTTCGCCATAGCTTGGGGCTTTATAATGGTAGTTATTTTTTATAAAAGCAAGAGTTTGATCCCATGCATTATTGCACATGGACTTATAGATGTTTTTTCTAAATATGGTTTTGAAAGCTCCTTTTCTCAGTGGATGTATATAATTCTTACTATTATAGTAGCTATCTTCTATTGTTATTATTTGATGAAATTAGATGATAAGGTTAAAAGCTAA
- a CDS encoding metal ABC transporter ATP-binding protein yields MKDVIIKVEDMTIAYGDKPVLWDNDVEIINNSITAIIGPNGAGKSTLIKGILNLQKKLSGSVSIMGKSFDEVKKQIAYIPQTASVNWDFPTTVLDVVLMGRYVHLGWIKRPSKEDYALAREALEKIGMADFKDRQISELSGGQRQRVFIARAICQDADIYFMDEPLAGVDKVTEKIIFDFMKDSQKRGKTSIVVHHDLNTIEKYFDHIVILNKKIIAQGKVTDVFTKENVDKAFVR; encoded by the coding sequence TTGAAAGATGTAATCATAAAAGTAGAGGATATGACGATTGCCTATGGTGACAAACCTGTTCTTTGGGATAATGATGTTGAGATAATAAACAATTCAATAACTGCTATCATAGGTCCCAATGGCGCTGGCAAATCAACCCTTATAAAGGGGATCCTAAATTTGCAAAAAAAATTATCAGGTTCTGTTAGCATCATGGGCAAGTCCTTTGATGAGGTTAAAAAACAAATAGCATATATACCACAAACAGCTTCGGTTAATTGGGATTTTCCTACTACTGTCCTAGATGTGGTTTTGATGGGCAGATACGTACACCTGGGCTGGATCAAAAGACCAAGTAAAGAAGACTATGCTTTGGCTAGAGAGGCTTTAGAAAAAATTGGGATGGCTGATTTCAAAGACAGACAGATATCTGAACTTTCTGGTGGTCAAAGACAAAGAGTCTTTATAGCTAGGGCCATTTGCCAAGATGCGGATATATATTTTATGGACGAGCCCTTGGCAGGAGTAGATAAGGTCACAGAAAAAATAATATTTGACTTTATGAAAGACTCACAAAAAAGGGGCAAGACATCTATAGTTGTCCACCACGACCTAAATACAATAGAAAAATACTTTGACCATATAGTGATACTAAATAAAAAAATCATTGCCCAAGGCAAAGTTACTGACGTTTTTACAAAAGAAAATGTAGATAAGGCTTTTGTGAGGTAG
- a CDS encoding glutathione S-transferase N-terminal domain-containing protein translates to MRKEIKREWDFELYFKPDCPFCLKVLNYFKENDIIRFPSYNIEDVTSGYENQDKLIEAGGKVQVPCMVIDGKAMYESDDIIAYAKENFQEKAKENKANREEVLKSE, encoded by the coding sequence ATGAGAAAAGAAATTAAAAGAGAATGGGATTTTGAACTATATTTCAAACCAGATTGTCCATTTTGCCTTAAGGTATTAAATTATTTTAAGGAAAATGACATCATTAGATTCCCATCATACAATATAGAAGATGTGACTAGCGGTTATGAAAATCAAGATAAGCTGATTGAAGCAGGAGGCAAGGTCCAAGTCCCTTGCATGGTTATAGATGGCAAGGCTATGTATGAATCCGATGATATCATTGCCTACGCCAAAGAAAATTTCCAAGAAAAAGCCAAAGAAAACAAGGCCAACAGGGAAGAAGTTTTAAAGTCTGAATAA
- a CDS encoding carotenoid biosynthesis protein: MNWINSFELICYFIVTMLIYDIFKRKNYREFGLLISGALAGFALELLAVRLTDIYHYSDDFFISIGFRPYQFPFFGGLMWGGISVCALRIARKFSLSNIMTALLSGWLIVSMDLLLDVVAIRLDGGFWVWDGRPINLDINHHMFMSVIWVNFLGYMFEVPFIIYMTLKNWEKENVKGKINLGKSLLIGVGAVVFVGICSYISLYLDKITDEWFSCIAFISLWTYIFIKLISYILKNRNQLRISKKKDYPVLIFWFAIYAYCIGGLIKLEIIKSRPIYGIFAIFLFILTIFLSVLYNKNNVK, translated from the coding sequence ATGAATTGGATAAACAGTTTTGAGCTTATTTGCTATTTTATAGTGACTATGCTAATTTATGATATTTTTAAAAGAAAGAATTATAGGGAGTTTGGCTTATTGATATCAGGAGCTTTGGCAGGATTTGCTTTGGAGCTTTTAGCAGTGAGGCTTACAGATATCTACCACTATAGCGATGATTTTTTTATAAGTATAGGCTTTAGACCCTATCAGTTTCCATTTTTTGGAGGTCTTATGTGGGGTGGTATAAGCGTCTGCGCCCTAAGGATAGCAAGGAAATTTTCCCTATCCAATATTATGACTGCACTTTTGAGCGGATGGCTAATAGTCAGCATGGATCTCTTGCTAGATGTAGTAGCTATAAGGCTTGATGGGGGATTTTGGGTTTGGGATGGTCGCCCAATAAACCTAGATATAAACCACCACATGTTTATGTCCGTAATTTGGGTCAATTTTTTAGGCTATATGTTTGAAGTGCCCTTCATAATCTATATGACCCTAAAAAATTGGGAAAAGGAAAATGTAAAAGGAAAAATTAATCTTGGCAAATCACTTTTAATCGGAGTAGGGGCAGTGGTCTTTGTTGGTATTTGCTCTTATATTTCCTTGTATTTAGACAAAATAACAGACGAATGGTTTTCATGTATAGCTTTTATTAGCTTATGGACCTATATATTTATAAAATTAATTTCGTATATACTTAAAAACCGTAATCAACTAAGAATCAGCAAAAAGAAAGATTATCCAGTTTTAATATTCTGGTTTGCAATTTATGCCTATTGTATAGGTGGATTAATAAAGCTAGAAATAATCAAATCTCGACCTATATATGGGATATTTGCAATATTCTTATTTATTTTAACAATTTTTCTATCAGTTTTATATAATAAAAACAATGTAAAATAA
- a CDS encoding metal ABC transporter permease, translating into MDIFRNYSFIIVAVGTVILAMATGIIGSITVLKGKSLIGDAIGHSTYPGIVLAFMLSMEKSPIILLLGAALAGAISFFLIDTISNNSKIDLDATLAIVLSSFFGLGMVLKSYIQGNTKYAGVSQSGLKNYIFGQASYIMKNDVKIIFVVSILSIMLLLLFYKEIKVFVFDEVYAKTIGINPILMNTIILIATMVLITTGLKLVGAILISSMLIVPAITALQWTDKFHAMLLIAGFCGGLSAFVGTYISTVYDGMSTGSTIILIMSFISLISMVIGPRGMRKRIVRKKYD; encoded by the coding sequence ATGGATATTTTTAGAAACTATTCTTTTATAATAGTGGCTGTTGGTACGGTGATTTTGGCTATGGCTACTGGCATAATTGGATCAATCACTGTCCTTAAAGGCAAGTCCCTAATAGGCGATGCTATCGGGCATTCTACCTATCCTGGTATAGTCCTTGCCTTTATGTTATCAATGGAGAAATCACCGATCATACTTCTCTTAGGGGCAGCCCTTGCGGGAGCTATATCTTTTTTTCTAATTGATACCATATCAAATAATTCAAAAATAGACCTTGATGCTACCTTGGCTATAGTTTTATCTAGTTTTTTTGGCCTAGGTATGGTACTGAAATCTTATATCCAAGGCAATACAAAATATGCAGGAGTATCCCAATCAGGGCTTAAAAATTATATTTTTGGTCAGGCTTCATATATTATGAAAAATGATGTAAAGATCATTTTCGTAGTATCAATTTTATCAATTATGCTTCTCCTTTTATTTTATAAGGAGATCAAAGTATTTGTTTTTGATGAAGTTTATGCCAAAACTATAGGTATAAATCCTATTTTAATGAACACAATCATACTGATAGCTACTATGGTCCTAATCACGACAGGTCTAAAACTTGTTGGAGCAATTTTGATTTCATCAATGCTCATAGTACCAGCAATTACAGCCTTGCAATGGACGGATAAATTCCATGCCATGTTATTAATAGCAGGATTTTGTGGTGGATTATCAGCCTTTGTAGGCACTTATATATCTACAGTTTATGATGGGATGAGTACAGGATCTACTATCATATTGATAATGAGCTTTATATCTCTGATCTCCATGGTGATCGGGCCAAGAGGAATGAGAAAAAGGATTGTGAGGAAAAAATATGATTGA
- a CDS encoding CPBP family intramembrane glutamic endopeptidase: MFLEKLINSIFQIILFAALPFVCWFITARKRQSFFNWIGLKKIEGGKKTRTAIFIVTILFMIIGTFILYEIRDVKTATYEFSGLGLKAIPAIIIYAVFNTSLPEEVLFRGFLLKRLKKMFNFNIANIIQAGLFGILHGLMFHSLVGYTTMILIILFTGIVAWLMGRINELHSDGSILPSWIIHALANVFSGICSAFLIF; the protein is encoded by the coding sequence TTGTTTTTAGAAAAGTTAATAAATAGCATATTTCAAATAATACTCTTTGCAGCTCTACCATTTGTTTGCTGGTTTATAACTGCAAGAAAAAGACAAAGTTTTTTTAATTGGATAGGACTAAAAAAAATCGAAGGAGGCAAAAAAACTCGGACTGCTATTTTTATTGTAACAATTTTATTTATGATTATTGGAACATTTATACTTTATGAGATAAGAGATGTGAAAACAGCCACTTATGAATTTTCAGGGCTTGGACTAAAGGCTATTCCTGCAATAATTATTTATGCAGTATTCAATACTTCTTTGCCAGAAGAAGTGCTTTTTAGAGGATTCTTGCTAAAAAGACTTAAAAAAATGTTTAATTTTAATATTGCAAATATTATCCAAGCGGGATTATTTGGAATCTTACATGGACTTATGTTTCATTCTCTTGTTGGATATACAACAATGATTTTAATTATTTTATTTACTGGAATTGTTGCTTGGTTGATGGGAAGAATTAATGAGCTTCACTCAGATGGATCGATCTTACCAAGTTGGATTATACATGCTCTAGCAAATGTATTTTCTGGAATTTGTTCAGCATTTTTAATTTTTTGA